The DNA segment TATGTTTAAATCAATTAATAGTTCATTCTTTTCAGAATTTGATTATTAATTgatattttttattgatatttattgatattaatTGATATGATTTAGTCTGAGAGTttgatatttaatgtttaatgtaatatttttaaaggTTTGGGTCACGACTACCAGTGGATCGGACTGAACGACAAGATGTTTGAGAACGATTTCCGCTGGACAGACGGAAACCACTtggtaatatttatattaatttactttattttcacccttttcttcaatactcagaacccacaggatataaaaccaccacagagcagctgttattattattattattattattattattaatattattgggtggtgggtggttattctcagcactgattagcatggtggtcataatgttctggtATGTGTGTGGGATGTGTGATGGACAGCAATCCTTTACCCAGCATGCACCAGGAATCACATTTCTTACTTAAATAtaagcttttgtattttttattataatatgaaTGAATTGTCCCAGTTTATAATCAGTACTGGGAGTTCTGGAAACAGTGAGAATTTAGTTTATgtgtctttattttatataaactgtatttataattaatttcaGATCGTTAATGGTAGATTTATTATAGTAGATTATGTTTTGTTTAGCCCCATCACTTTCCCTGTTTTAAACTAATTGTCCGCTTCCGGTCTATAACAGGAAACCCCCTGGCTGCTGTGCCAGATGTGTAATGGGTTTAGCGCCCCCATGTGGAACTATATTAAACTTTGGCTGAGTATTTAAAGTGcttgttaaattatgtttatttctgTTTGAGGTGTGAATTTTCTAGTCCTTATaaagtttgtttttctttgtaaaaGTGATTTTATATAAAAGTGGATTTTTTGTGGATCTGTTAGCAATATGAGAACTGGAAACCGGATCAGCCGGACAGTTTCTTCTCCACCGGCGAGGACTGCGTGGTGATGATCTGGCACGAGGGCGGCCAGTGGAATGATGTGCCCTGTAATTACCACCTGACCTTCACCTGCAAAAAAGGCACAGGTAACAATTCAGTTTATCAAAGTAATGAAGTTTATTAAAGTAAAGAAGCACAAAGAAGCCCACCAATCAGGGAACAGTATTTTGAGCTGTTGGATGTACAGTCTGTTCTCCCTCTTCAGTGTCCTGCAGTCGGCCGCCCGTTGTGAAGGACGCTCACATCTTCGGTCGGATTAAATCGCGCTATGAGATTAACGCTCTGGTCAGATATCACTGTAAAGACGGATTCATCCAGAGACACCTGCCCACCATCAGGTGCAGAGCGGACGGCAGCTGGGACACGCCCCTAATCACCTGCATGAAGCGTAAGCTGCTTTCGATCAGCATTTAAATATTAATCTGATATTATAATAAAAACCATTAGTctctgtaaaataataaaatcattcacagaattaaaaagtatgtttttattgCAGCTTCAACATTCCAGAAAACTTACCCAGGATACTACCACCCCAATAACAGCTCCAGCAGCAGGGGGCGCTACAGCGAGTGAAGTTCTGCAGCAGAAAGGAAACAGATCAAACACTGATCTCCAATCAGAACCAGCAACACAGACCCCCCCACCAATCACCGGGATCGACTCCCCAACGACGCGACTCTGAATGTTTCtctcttcttttattttctttcttttttgattCTTTAGTGTTTAAACTTTGCAATACTGTAACTTTATACTGTTTAAGAGGGGAGGAGTTTCTAAAGGAGGATAAAGCAAATTTAACTCAGAACTGTAGGTTTTTAGCATTCGGGTCGACTGCTGGTTCTGTTCCCTGAAGAGATTGGATCTACAGTACGCATACTAATTAACCGAACCGAACAACAGATTCTGttcaaaagaaagagagagagaaaagtcacATGACCAGAGGAAGACAATGCTGAAAGGACTGCAGTTCATCTTCACCAACATCCTCCTGCTCATCCCCATGTTTACAGCAGTAAGAGCCTCCCAGTTCACCCTGAACCCTGTTGCTTTCATGCAAAAAACTTGTAACTCCAATATAGTGAATTTTATCATTAAACTGTATTTTTGGTGATCTAGTAAATATATGGGTTTGGAAAAATAaccatatttaactttttttatgaaTGTTCTAATAGAAAGATGAATAGACCTACTGTACGCAACTGTGACGTCCGCCATCTTTATGACAGACAGTATTGATAAATGAAGCCatagatttttaatttatttcagaaAATTCATATAACAATGActgtgagatttaaaaaaataaaaatatgacaatatattattataatgagTTTGTTTGATGTTTGTCAGATATAACaataaggcaaaaaaaagttttggacatTAGAGTGTAAAGTAAGAATTGGAATCTGAAattatttgccaaaaaaaaaaaaaaatgtatataaaaaaaaatgtataataacaaTGACCGGTGCTGCCTTTAAGTTCTCCTTGGAAAGTTTGGAGGTTGTAATTAAGAATTGACATGCGTTCTAGTGTTTTTTGGTCGGGTGGAAATTTTATTTttaggtataaaaataaaaaaacatctgtttGGTTCAATATAGAGTTGAGCACAGTAATAGAATTACTTCAGAATAAATTGTCTAAATTGTctgttaagatttttttaaacttCTTTTACCTATTTCTTACCTGAGTGAATATTATATTCCACTATAATAATGTTCAGCTGTTGTTCTGGTGATGCCcagaatttaataaagtttaataaagtaTAATTTCTCTATACCTGACCAGAgtaatcaataaatacaatatttcttGTCTTCAGTATCCTGGTGATCCACAGATTATCTTTACCCTCAGACACTCAAaggttttaagatttttaatcattttatattaataaaattaattgtgttattgtatatttttatttgattttattcataTCTTTCCAAATTAAACACCTCAGCAGTTTCACTCTGGCACCTGTACAGTTAAGGTCCCTCGAGCAGCTTTTTAAGGTCAATGAGAAGAATAAAAAGCAAATTTCAGATAATcaccaaaataaaacattaaaataaaaaacaacaaattaataataatttactgaTTCAGTCCAGATTAACTAAACCGAAGCAACGGCGCCCCCGCAGGTCCTAAAGCCCTTTACACACCTGTAAAAACCATCATCagaaaaaatataacaatttatTGAAATTCCCTAAAGCCTTATTAAACCAAATCACATCATCACCAGTTCTGACAAGTACTGATAAAAGTCCTGACAATAGATAACttcctgcatttatttattaatgaacaTTTATTATAATGCAGTAAATCACAGTCACACACAATAACTACAAtataaatctaataacacatgttcTAAAATAAATCCTGCATTAAAGCAATtcaaattaatcatttttttaatataattttatttatctctGGGCCATGGGATACAATCAAATCGTAATTTAAAATTGTTTATGTACACAAAAGAAAGTATTTGGagtaaaattacaaaaacagATCAGGATTAAATGTGTATTTAGACTGTAAACAGTCACAGTTACCAGTGAGGAAAGTAAACTGATgctgaaataaaaacaataaaccaaGTTTCTGAATAGAGTTTATTCTTTTATTGAGTCTAACTATCCGAGCGCATGCCCTCTGTGTGTAAATGGCTGCTGGGTGAGagtaatgtgtgttttattgttggcagtctgtgtgttttttattctggGGTCATAATtcatgttttaaattatattttaattaataaatcccCAGGTTTTatttatcagccaatcagaggcctcCTGTCTGCAGCATGCCGGCGGTGCAGCGAATCACGCcatgtatttttgttgtttttctttgggTGAAAATTAGCTTTAAGATTTGTTTGCAATACTAAATCACTCtgtaaactttattttacttcattttcttttctgttttttttttgttgtcctgTTAGCCTGTTTTTATCTTCAGGTTTAACATGCATTTACTAAAACTATGACTCCAAATCTAAGTGTTTACTTTATAAAGGAAAGATAACTCTGGGATCCTGAACGCTGATTGGACGGACTTCAGGAAAAATATCCACAGAGgttaaatacaaatacagtacataacAATAATCTgctataaaataaaagtttatgaatctgataattttttttataatttgaagTGAACTAAACATTTTCACAGATTTTTTAAGTCACAAGATCAGTGcatctgttcttttcttttctggatAGAGAGCAGCACTGTCTAAACATCTGATAAAGAAAATACAGATGTAGGAATAATATAAACACAACATTCTGAGAAAAATTATTTGCATACAAACAATTCTAAATGCTTATTgcattgtaaaaaataaacaatgagaGTCACGTCAAAATGTCAACATATGCAATACTGGATTTTTggtccacagaaaaaaatatatatatttaaaaaaaaaaaaaacaatctaaaaaCAACACTTTATTGTAGCACCCAGAAAGGATGATGGGAAAaaatgagtgtatgtgtgagagagagagagattgtgctgTGGCCAGACGGCGGACTGGTCACTATATGTGTGCTGTTCTTAtggaatataataattatttatatttatatttatatttttaatctatactttgtatatattttgctttatttttaaattagtcCTGAAAAGTTCTGAATGAAACAATACTGCATTATTTCAGAAATATTAGAACATTTTCTGTTCCGTCTGTAACTCAGAATTTCTGTCGTTTctattaataatcatttaatttttttaaatatatttgtgtggATTATTTTATGATAATGATATTTGTGTTTTATGAAGTAAACTTTTTTGTCAGAAATGAGGGCTTCTATTTTGTTGTCAGTCCCTCCCCCAATTTCCTTCTGTTCAAAGCACTGTCACAGTTTAACTTACATAGACCCCGCCCCCAACAGACTCCGCCTCCTCCCGCCCTGCCCCCTACAGACTCTgcccctcctccacctccagctCAGTGTTGGTGTTTGAAGCAGTAAACACCGTAGAGTTTGTGTTTTTTGTCGGGAAATCCTGAGAAGCGAACGGCGGCTTCGGTGGGGCTGCAGCGCCTCCGCGGGCGGGAGATGGGATAACGGACGCTGCCGTCGGCCAGCCAGCCGGCGTCACACCGATCGTATCCCAGCAGCTTCCAGGCCGCGTACATCTGCCCCACTTTAGCGATCTGAGCACCGTCCTTCAGACACGCCCCCACCGCCTCCTCATAGGTCAACTTCGACGAGGGCATCAGGTAGTAGAACCGTCCTGCAGAAAAAAACTTCAGTTATTAAATACAAACCGATCAATAATCGATTATATCAGATAATATCAGTCAATACTGCCGTCAGAGCTCCTCCCCTTAGAACAGAGCCAATCAGCAGCAAAGGGCTGTGCTTGGAAAGTGTGAGAGTTGTAAATACACAAACAGGGACAGCTTGGGACCCCCTCCCCTGtattagttgtgaggtgttatcatgtgagtgtggttggttgaacactggtcagtgtgctcatgataaggtgaattatgggagagaGGATATGGTCTGAATGTATCTGTATGAATTATGGGATGGATCTGTCTGTTTTGTGGAGGTTATTAGGGAGGTTCTCCACAGCCTGAGGTGCCGATCAAACActataaaatgatgaaaaacagTCAAAGAGAAAACtgtgtattatattattaaataaaattttaaatattatataattatcagCCAATTACTTTTGTGTTACAATAAAGGTAATTTTAGAGATTCTTCTACTGTACCATGTTTACTGTAAACACACCTTTAAAGTTAGAAGTAAAACAGAATACGTCATATCTGTTGTTGTCCTTGTCTCGCATCCCATAATTCCTCACACCGGGCACTGTGTTCTTTCCACCACACGGCTCACGAGGTATGGTGATTGGATACTGCACTGATCCGTCATTCAGCCAGCCAGCGTTGCACCAGTCCAGCCCCCCTCGCCAGGCGTCGTACAGCTGATCGAACGAGGCGACGATGGCGTCCTGATCCAGACAGGCTTTATTTGCATCCTGAAAGTTTAAGTTGTAGCGACCGAGACGTGGAAAATACGGGAAGACGATACCTGAAGAGATACGTAACCATCAGCCTCCAAACCATCAGATTAAACAACTTTCTACAGAGCAAAATACAACATATACCCCCATAACTACTGTAAAATACACGGTTCTGTTGTCTAGAACCAATCAATGAATTTAATCAGACTTAGGGTCACAACtggggaaaaaaatctgatttgtctgAATGTagttttagtcttattttaataCAACTTAAGCTCTCCTGTTTAGGAAGATTCTAAAAGcttttgtttgtagtttttaatgtctttaatcaGCAGTAAATCACTTTCCCTTTGTCCCACTGTCAATAAAGCAATTAACCTgttcttttacatttaaacatcgtAACTGATCATTATCAATCATTGCTGATGAttaatttgcattatttattgttattattatgataTATCAGGTCAAATAAAGTCTCACCCTGTAATTTACATATCTTAGAGCAGCAGTAGTTTATTAAGAAGACTGATGTTCATCAGCTTACCTTGCAGATCGAGGGACACCACCCCTGTCCCATCCTCCAGCCCGTCAATCACCTCGCACTTGTATTTCCCATAATCCTCCAATGTGATTTCAGTGATGACGAGCGAGGCGTCGTTCTGATTGGCCGCCTGAAGGTGCACGCGGCCGTGAAAACTGCCGTAACTCTTCTTATGGAAACCCATCGCCACGAACACGTCAATCTCCTTCAGGTAGTCTGAGGTCAGCTTAGTCCATTTAATCCTCAGTTTGGGATTGGGCGGAGACGAGGGGTCCCTCTGGAAGCTGCATGGCAGTGTTACGTTTCCTCCCCGCCGAGACACAACTTTGGGCTGTTCCACCAGAACCGAGAGTTTCGGCCCGTTTTCTAAAGATTTAGGAAAGAGGAAATTAAATTCTGCAACACAATGATTCAAAatatgaaaccaaaactaaaaaataaagtgttatttaaACCATAAGGACACTGATAATCCCGACAACAAATAAAATCAGGTAAAATATTAACTAGCCCCGTAATAACCGATTATATAGAGTTCCCTCCAAAACTCAGTATTAACATCCAGTAGCCTGCAGGACATCAGTTCCATTCCCAAAAATCTCTCAACCAATTAATTTATTCCGCTCGAGACTATCATATC comes from the Astyanax mexicanus isolate ESR-SI-001 chromosome 20, AstMex3_surface, whole genome shotgun sequence genome and includes:
- the hapln1b gene encoding hyaluronan and proteoglycan link protein 1; this translates as MIPLLLLSLFSLGGTESLDQAHSDLELYRTIYISENGPKLSVLVEQPKVVSRRGGNVTLPCSFQRDPSSPPNPKLRIKWTKLTSDYLKEIDVFVAMGFHKKSYGSFHGRVHLQAANQNDASLVITEITLEDYGKYKCEVIDGLEDGTGVVSLDLQGIVFPYFPRLGRYNLNFQDANKACLDQDAIVASFDQLYDAWRGGLDWCNAGWLNDGSVQYPITIPREPCGGKNTVPGVRNYGMRDKDNNRYDVFCFTSNFKGRFYYLMPSSKLTYEEAVGACLKDGAQIAKVGQMYAAWKLLGYDRCDAGWLADGSVRYPISRPRRRCSPTEAAVRFSGFPDKKHKLYGVYCFKHQH